The DNA segment GCGTATGCGTGCTGAGCGTAATTCCGTTGCCCGCGAACATCGTTCTCAAGGTCGTGAAAAAGCAGAAATGTTACGGGCGAATATCGACCGCCGGGTCACGGTTATGATTGCAGAAGCTCAGCGTAAATCGCGCCAGGTAAAAGGTGAAGGTGATGCTGCTGCTGCGCGTATCTATGCCGAAACCTATAAGCAAAATCCGGAACTGTTTTCTTTCTTACGCAGCTTGGATGCGTATAAAAACAGTTTCAAAAGCGGTAAAGATTATATGGTGCTGGGTACAGACAATGAGTTTTTCAAATATCTGAAAAGCCCACAGCCATCGGCGACAAAATAACCGTTAAACAGTAAGTTAGACAAGAAGAGGGCATTAGCCCTCTTCTTGTATGGAAATTTCTTATCTAAACAGGCCACAAGGGCATTTCTGCGCTGCTCAAATTTTGTTAGAATCCTTTTTTAACCACTCTTCAGACAGAAAAAAATGGGTCAAAGCGTCGTTATCTTGGGCACCCAATGGGGTGACGAAGGAAAGGGTAAAATTGTCGATCTGTTGACTGACAAAGCCCAATTCGTAGTGCGTTATCAGGGAGGACACAACGCCGGTCATACCCTGGTTATCGATGGTAAAAAAACTGTTCTGCATCTGATCCCGTCAGGTATTTTGCGCGATAACTGCAAATGTATCATCGGTAATGGTGTTGTTCTGGCTCCGGATGCTCTGTTAAAAGAGATGAACGAGTTGGAAGCGAGCGGTTATCCTGTACGTGAACGTTTGTATCTCAGCGAAGCATGTCCACTCATCCTGCCTTATCACGTTGCGTTAGACAAAGCGCGTGAGCTGGCGCGTGGCAATAAAGCGATTGGTACTACCGGACGTGGTATCGGTCCTGCTTACGAAGATAAAGTGGCACGCCGAGGTCTGCGTGTTGGCGATCTGTTCAATATGGATTCGTTTGCTGAAAAGCTGAAAGAAGTGATGACTTATCATAACTTCCAGCTGACACAGTTCTATGGTGCTGAAGCGGTATCGTATGATGATGTTCTGGCATCAGTAAAAGAATACGCATCACTGCTGATCTCCATGGTGGTTGATGTCACTGAAATGTTGGATCAAGCACGTAAACGTGGCGACAAGATCATGTTCGAAGGCGCACAAGGTACGCTGTTGGACATCGATCATGGTACCTACCCATATGTGACTTCTTCTAATACCACTGCTGGTGGTGTAGCTACTGGTTCAGGCTACGGTCCTCGTTTCGTTGAATATGTTCTGGGTATTGCCAAAGCTTACACAACCCGTGTTGGCGGTGGCCCATTCCCGACAGAACTGTTTGACGATATTGGTGAGCGTTTGTGCGCTAAAGGTCACGAATACGGTGCGACTACTGGTCGTAAACGTCGTTGTGGCTGGTTTGATGCCGTTGCCATGAAACGTGCTATTCAAGTCAACTCTATTTCCGGTTTCTGCCTGACTAAACTGGATGTATTGGATGGTTTGGATGAAGTTAAAATCTGTATTGGTTACAAAGGTGCAGATGGTACGGTCCGTGATGTGCCACCAATGGCGGCAGATGATTATGAACTGGTAACACCGGTTTATGAAAGTATGCCTGGCTGGACTGAAAATACCTTCGGTGCGAAGAGTCTGACCGAATTGCCACAAGCGGCGATTAACTACATCAAACGTATTGAAACGATCACAGGTACTCCGGTTGATATTATCTCTACCGGCCCAGATCGTGATGAAACGATGATCCTGCGTCATCCGTTTGCTGATTAATTCAGTTGATGTACAAAACAAAAATGCCAGACATCGTCTGGCATTTTTTATGGCCGATTAGGCCGTTAATTTGAATTAAGCTTCGCGATGAACCGCTAAGTTAGCTAGCGCTTCTAACGCCGCCTTATAAGGTGAGTCAGGTAAAACAGTCAGCGCATTAATTGCCTTCTGTGCTTCTTCTTCCGCCCGGCTTACTGTGTATTCGAGCGCTTTGGTTTGTGCCAAAATATCCAGAATTTCATCCAGATGTTCCATGCCGTCGCGTTCAGTGATGGCCTGTGCTATCCGTTTGCTTTGTTCTGGTGTGCCTTGCGCCATGGCATGGATCAGCGGC comes from the uncultured Tolumonas sp. genome and includes:
- a CDS encoding adenylosuccinate synthase encodes the protein MGQSVVILGTQWGDEGKGKIVDLLTDKAQFVVRYQGGHNAGHTLVIDGKKTVLHLIPSGILRDNCKCIIGNGVVLAPDALLKEMNELEASGYPVRERLYLSEACPLILPYHVALDKARELARGNKAIGTTGRGIGPAYEDKVARRGLRVGDLFNMDSFAEKLKEVMTYHNFQLTQFYGAEAVSYDDVLASVKEYASLLISMVVDVTEMLDQARKRGDKIMFEGAQGTLLDIDHGTYPYVTSSNTTAGGVATGSGYGPRFVEYVLGIAKAYTTRVGGGPFPTELFDDIGERLCAKGHEYGATTGRKRRCGWFDAVAMKRAIQVNSISGFCLTKLDVLDGLDEVKICIGYKGADGTVRDVPPMAADDYELVTPVYESMPGWTENTFGAKSLTELPQAAINYIKRIETITGTPVDIISTGPDRDETMILRHPFAD